In Chaetodon trifascialis isolate fChaTrf1 chromosome 2, fChaTrf1.hap1, whole genome shotgun sequence, one DNA window encodes the following:
- the crybb1l2 gene encoding crystallin, beta B1, like 2: MDVAALGGELQTLALEMLSLEHSHLHTGEESREPWGFIMSGEKSKSASQTDGKAAQNKMSEMGMMSYKMCVYDQENFQGRCIEINGECMNVCDMGMDRVRSLRVDCGPFVGFEQMNFCGEMFILEKGEYPRWDSWSNCQKNDYLLSFRPVRMDPEKHKICLYEVGEFKGRKMEIMDDDVPSLFSYGFTDRVGSIMVSCGTWVGYQFPGYRGSQYLLEKGDFRHFNEFGARCPQMQSIRRIRDMQWHPHGCYTMSSK, from the exons ATGGATGTTGCAGCACTCGGAGGTGAACTCCAGACACTTGCCTTGGAAATGCTCTCGCTCGAACACAGTCACCTGCACAcaggggaggagagcagggagcCATGGGGAT TCATCATGTCTGGAGAGAAATCCAAGTCTGCTTCCCAGACTGATGGGAAGGCGGCTCAGAACAAGATGTCTGAGATGGGCATGATGTCTTACAag atgtgtgtgtatgaccaGGAGAACTTCCAGGGCCGCTGTATTGAGATCAACGGCgagtgtatgaatgtgtgtgacatGGGAATGGACAGGGTGCGCTCCCTGCGCGTCGACTGTGGACC CTTCGTGGGTTTTGAGCAGATGAACTTCTGTGGTGAGATGTTCATCCTGGAGAAGGGTGAGTATCCCCGTTGGGACTCTTGGAGCAACTGCCAGAAGAACGACTACCTGCTGTCCTTCAGGCCTGTCCGCATG GACCCCGAGAAGCACAAGATCTGCCTGTATGAGGTCGGAGAGTTCAAGGGTCGTAAGATGGAGATCATGGACGATGATGTCCCCAGCCTGTTTTCCTACGGTTTCACCGACAGAGTGGGCAGCATCATGGTCAGCTGTGGAAC TTGGGTGGGTTACCAGTTCCCTGGCTACCGTGGCAGCCAGTACCTGCTGGAGAAGGGTGATTTCAGGCATTTCAATGAGTTTGGCGCCCGCTGCCCCCAGATGCAGTCCATTAGGCGCATCCGCGACATGCAGTGGCACCCACACGGCTGCTACACCATGTCCTCCAAGTGA
- the cryba1l2 gene encoding crystallin, beta A1, like 2: MTAAWTTSAPSEWRVERESHSLWVGFEHHDFQGQQFILERGEYPNWDAYSGSLSYHIERFMSFRPIYCASHHSSRMMIFERENFMGRSTELCDDYPSLQAMGWMMPEVGSMHVQCGAFVCYEYPGYRGQQYIMECERHSGDYQQWRTWGSHCQTPKIQSIRRIRH, translated from the exons ATGACTGCGGCCTGGACAACATCCGCTCCATCAGAGTGGAGAGTGGAGCGTGAGTCACACAGCCT TTGGGTGGGTTTCGAGCACCATGACTTCCAGGGCCAGCAGTTCATCCTGGAGAGGGGCGAGTACCCCAACTGGGACGCCTACAGTGGCTCTCTGTCCTACCACATCGAGCGCTTCATGTCCTTTCGCCCCATCTATTGCGCT TCTCACCACAGCAGCCGCATGATGATCTTTGAGAGGGAGAACTTCATGGGCCGCAGCACCGAGCTGTGCGACGACTACCCCTCCCTGCAGGCCATGGGCTGGATGATGCCTGAGGTGGGCTCCATGCACGTGCAGTGTGGAGC cTTTGTGTGCTATGAGTACCCAGGCTACAGAGGCCAGCAGTACATCATGGAGTGCGAAAGACACAGCGGAGACTACCAGCAGTGGAGAACCTGGGGCTCCCACTGCCAGACTCCAAAGATCCAGTCCATCAGACGCATCAGGCACTGA
- the rtn4rl2a gene encoding reticulon-4 receptor-like 2a — protein sequence MDTSSISRSRRCSIMRNCKSGLSLWLVVWLVLGKPSPASACPHLCVCYPTPMTVSCQAQNFTAVPLGVPYESQRVFLQNNRITELRVGSFGFGTQVLWLFANNITWIEAGAFSELRDLEELDLGDNPNLHRLEGGAFRGLEKLQSLHMHRCKLTALPHDIFHKLYSLQFLYLQENNLHFLQDDIFSDLINLSQLFLHGNRIRTLSENVFRGLVNLDRLLLHDNRIRQVNRRAFRDLGRLTMLFLFNNSLAELPSQTLRDTQGIEFLRLNANPWSCGCEARALWEWFREARVSSSEVICASPSTRRGQDLRFLREMDFALCPLPDPGSIAGSTTTTFSTKTRWWFHKNKPQSSTKGIFEKASETVKAGLYGKGPSTTTSVVKYELGEEELALPKLDPEEYWANYGNEDSGVTLRCFELECPPELDLTPSSSSPSSSLPSFLTLLALSVFSLCLNLHLLFG from the exons ATGGACACCTCTTCGATTTCCCGGAGCCGACGATGCTCCATCATGCGCAACTGCAAAA GCGGTCTCTCCCTCTGGTTGGTGGTGTGGCTGGTCCTCGGCAAGCCAAGTCCGGCATCGGCGTGCCCGCACCTGTGCGTGTGCTACCCGACGCCCATGACTGTGAGCTGCCAGGCGCAGAACTTCACTGCCGTCCCGCTCGGAGTGCCCTATGAGTCCCAGCGCGTGTTCCTCCAGAACAACCGGATCACGGAGCTTAGAGTTGGCTCTTTTGGCTTCGGGACTCAG GTTCTGTGGCTTTTCGCCAACAACATCACGTGGATTGAAGCAGGGGCCTTCAGTGAGCTGAGGGACTTGGAGGAGTTGGACCTGGGGGACAACCCTAACCTCCACAGGTTGGAGGGGGGAGCCTTCCGCGGCCTTGAGAAGCTCCAGAGCCTCCACATGCACCGCTGCAAGCTCACTGCCCTGCCCCATGACATCTTTCACAAGCTGTACAGCCTGCAGTTTCTCTACTTGCAG gaGAATAATCTTCACTTCCTGCAGGATGACATCTTTTCTGACCTCATCAACCTGAGCCAGCTTTTCCTGCATGGCAACCGTATCCGCACCCTCTCAGAGAACGTGTTCCGCGGCCTGGTCAACCTCGACCGCCTTCTCCTCCATGACAACCGCATCAGGCAGGTGAACCGCCGCGCCTTCCGTGACCTCGGCCGCCTGACCATGCTCTTCCTCTTCAACAACTCCCTGGCTGAGCTGCCCAGTCAGACCCTGAGGGACACGCAGGGCATCGAGTTCCTCCGCCTCAATGCCAACCCCTGGTCCTGCGGCTGCGAGGCCCGCGCCCTGTGGGAGTGGTTCCGTGAGGCCCGTGTCTCTTCCTCTGAAGTCATCTGCGCCTCCCCTTCCACCCGTCGCGGCCAGGACCTCCGCTTTCTTCGTGAGATGGACTTCGCCCTCTGCCCCCTGCCTGATCCAGGCTCCATTGCTggctccaccaccaccaccttcagCACCAAGACCCGCTGGTGGTTCCACAAGAACAAGCCCCAGTCGTCCACAAAAGGTATCTTTGAGAAGGCATCAGAGACTGTCAAGGCTGGTTTGTATGGGAAAGGCCCATCAACAACCACCTCAGTAGTCAAGTATGagctgggggaggaggagctggcACTGCCCAAACTCGACCCAGAAGAGTACTGGGCAAACTACGGCAACGAGGACTCAGGTGTCACCCTGCGGTGCTTCGAGCTCGAATGTCCACCTGAGCTTGACCtgactccatcctcctcctctccctcatcctccttGCCCTCCTTCCTCACACTACTAGCCCtttctgttttcagcctctGCCTCAACCTCCACTTGCTATTTGGCTGA